A region of Fibrobacter succinogenes subsp. succinogenes S85 DNA encodes the following proteins:
- a CDS encoding cellulase family glycosylhydrolase translates to MRKFLFVLLLVLSFVSFAVASNTVARPSTSGKLHVVGSEIHDEHGNVVVLKGASTHGLAWFPQFVNNGLFKQLSTEWNANLIRLAMYSKDYVEGNRKKTLELLRKGVEYAIANDMYVLVDWHVLEDQNPNVYLAEAISFFNEMARDYANVPNVIFEICNEPNGDCTWEDIKEYAHVVIPVIRRHKPDALIVIGTPNYAREIQYPAEDPLPFDNVMYSFHFYATSHTYVFRAKLRNVMKRGTPIFVTESGLCEESGDGKINFESVKLWYSLLDSLHMSYVVWNLSNKEEESSMIRDGSRAVEYLTDKDLTLSGRFAKALFQGKPIDQITLEYSAIENFKILARSKPHKVWLMFAGPLFVFLILSLALEKYRKRSKNKIIRSYDDLLKYSTDEAAKKFNKSPLKVILGDMFLLFSSLCTLVYLCWRVTCSIPFAYGWIAVAGSILLLVVEILGFFESFVHYGGLFKLRDHPLPKIADEEFPDVDIFISTYNEPVELLRKTIIGCKCMEYPDKSKVHICLCDDNRRPEMRALAEELGVIYFDRPDNKGAKAGNLNAALARTSSPYVVTFDADMIPQRKFLLKTIPYFVDADRINASLPKERRRSLGFIQTPQSFYTPDVFQHNLYAERVVPNEQDYFYDVIEAAKTSTNSVIYGGSNTILSRKALEDIGGFYTKSITEDFATGMLIESAGYVSLGLSEPLASGVAPSTFQEHVQQRTRWGRGVIATAKQLKFLRNRKLNISQKMSYLNSVLYWFSPIKNLIYLISPLMFAVLCIPIFKCTLVDLALFWLPMHILQIAALRVTSQGKTSAQWSGIYETSVMPFLLMPVVKEVFGITLSKFKVTKKEKASFRRVVDKRSLVPFAILLVLTLAGIVHMTYMMVTLEYIGILAVLFWLVRNSYYLTMCLFLGFGRDSDGENVNVFAAELVSLHKCDGKLVDGVTTRLTEHSVDVYVDEVDALYLGEQVELGISTDANDLNVKGTVVSIRHSCNPKLPSVYTVEILDFVGQKDEFVQMLYDRTPTLPQRLRFGDEYIRNLWTNLGWRIFRA, encoded by the coding sequence ATGCGGAAATTTCTCTTTGTTTTGCTTTTGGTCTTGTCGTTTGTCTCGTTTGCAGTGGCATCGAACACAGTCGCTCGTCCATCGACGAGCGGTAAGCTCCATGTCGTTGGCTCGGAGATTCACGACGAACACGGAAATGTCGTTGTTCTCAAGGGCGCAAGTACCCATGGCCTCGCATGGTTCCCGCAGTTTGTGAATAACGGGCTGTTCAAGCAGCTCAGTACAGAATGGAATGCGAACCTTATTCGCCTTGCGATGTACTCCAAGGACTATGTAGAGGGCAACCGCAAAAAGACTTTAGAACTTTTGCGCAAGGGGGTTGAATACGCTATTGCAAATGACATGTACGTTCTTGTGGACTGGCATGTCCTAGAAGATCAGAATCCTAATGTGTATCTTGCCGAGGCGATTTCCTTCTTTAACGAGATGGCGAGGGATTATGCAAACGTCCCGAACGTGATTTTTGAAATTTGTAACGAGCCCAATGGCGACTGCACCTGGGAAGATATCAAGGAATATGCGCATGTCGTTATCCCGGTGATTCGCAGGCACAAACCTGATGCTCTGATTGTCATTGGTACGCCAAATTATGCTCGTGAAATCCAGTACCCGGCAGAGGATCCGCTTCCATTCGACAACGTGATGTATTCGTTCCATTTTTACGCGACTTCGCATACTTATGTCTTTCGTGCAAAACTTCGTAATGTCATGAAACGAGGAACGCCGATATTCGTCACGGAAAGTGGTCTCTGCGAAGAATCGGGCGATGGCAAAATTAATTTCGAAAGTGTAAAACTTTGGTATAGCTTACTAGATTCCTTGCATATGAGCTATGTTGTCTGGAATCTTTCGAATAAAGAAGAAGAATCCTCAATGATCCGTGACGGTTCTCGCGCCGTGGAATATTTGACGGATAAAGATTTGACGCTTTCCGGGCGGTTTGCAAAGGCGCTATTCCAAGGAAAACCGATTGATCAAATTACGCTTGAGTATAGCGCGATTGAAAATTTCAAGATTTTAGCCCGTTCTAAGCCACACAAGGTCTGGCTCATGTTTGCGGGGCCTCTGTTTGTTTTCCTCATTCTGAGTCTTGCGTTGGAAAAGTATAGAAAGCGCTCTAAAAACAAAATAATCCGCTCTTACGATGATTTGTTAAAGTACAGTACAGACGAGGCTGCGAAAAAGTTTAACAAGAGCCCGCTCAAGGTGATTCTTGGCGATATGTTCCTCTTGTTTAGCTCGCTCTGTACGCTCGTTTACCTCTGCTGGCGCGTGACGTGCTCCATTCCGTTTGCGTATGGCTGGATTGCAGTGGCGGGGAGTATCCTCTTGCTCGTTGTAGAAATTCTCGGCTTTTTTGAATCGTTTGTTCATTACGGTGGTTTGTTCAAGTTGCGCGATCATCCGCTCCCGAAAATTGCAGATGAAGAATTCCCGGATGTTGATATTTTCATTTCGACGTACAACGAGCCTGTGGAACTTTTGCGCAAGACAATTATCGGCTGCAAATGCATGGAATACCCGGACAAGTCTAAAGTCCATATTTGTCTGTGCGATGACAACCGCCGCCCAGAAATGCGCGCGCTCGCCGAAGAGCTTGGCGTGATTTACTTTGACCGCCCGGACAACAAGGGCGCAAAGGCGGGGAACTTGAATGCTGCTCTTGCTCGGACGAGTTCTCCGTATGTGGTGACATTCGATGCCGACATGATTCCGCAGCGCAAGTTCTTGCTCAAGACGATTCCGTATTTTGTCGATGCCGACCGCATCAATGCGAGTTTGCCAAAGGAACGTCGTCGCTCGCTTGGATTTATTCAGACTCCGCAAAGCTTTTATACGCCTGACGTGTTCCAGCATAATCTTTATGCCGAACGCGTTGTGCCGAATGAACAGGATTATTTCTATGACGTGATTGAAGCTGCGAAAACCTCAACGAATAGCGTGATTTACGGTGGATCAAATACAATCCTTTCCCGTAAAGCGCTCGAAGATATCGGCGGATTCTATACAAAGTCTATTACGGAAGATTTTGCGACGGGCATGCTGATTGAATCGGCGGGTTATGTGAGCCTTGGGCTTTCTGAACCGCTCGCGTCGGGTGTTGCGCCTTCGACGTTCCAGGAGCATGTGCAGCAGCGCACCCGTTGGGGTCGCGGTGTGATTGCAACTGCAAAACAGCTCAAGTTCTTGCGCAACCGCAAATTGAATATATCGCAAAAGATGAGTTACTTAAATTCTGTGCTTTATTGGTTCTCGCCGATTAAGAATCTGATTTACCTGATTTCTCCGTTGATGTTTGCGGTGCTCTGCATCCCGATTTTCAAGTGTACGCTTGTGGATCTTGCTCTATTCTGGTTGCCAATGCACATATTGCAAATCGCGGCACTCCGTGTTACGAGCCAGGGCAAAACTTCTGCGCAGTGGAGCGGTATTTATGAGACTTCCGTGATGCCGTTCCTCCTGATGCCTGTTGTGAAGGAAGTGTTTGGCATAACGCTTTCCAAGTTTAAGGTGACGAAAAAAGAAAAGGCGAGTTTCCGTAGAGTTGTTGACAAGCGAAGCCTTGTGCCGTTTGCCATCCTTTTGGTGCTCACGCTTGCGGGTATTGTACACATGACTTACATGATGGTGACATTGGAATACATCGGAATTTTGGCGGTGTTATTCTGGCTTGTGCGCAATTCGTATTACCTCACGATGTGCTTGTTCCTTGGCTTTGGTCGCGATTCCGATGGCGAAAACGTGAATGTCTTTGCGGCCGAGCTTGTTTCGCTCCACAAATGCGATGGCAAGCTTGTAGATGGCGTAACGACTAGGCTTACCGAACACTCGGTGGATGTTTATGTCGATGAAGTGGACGCACTTTATTTAGGTGAGCAAGTGGAACTTGGGATCTCTACGGATGCCAATGATTTGAATGTCAAGGGAACTGTTGTTTCAATTCGGCATTCTTGCAATCCGAAATTGCCAAGCGTTTACACGGTCGAAATTCTTGATTTCGTAGGCCAAAAGGATGAGTTTGTGCAAATGCTTTACGACCGCACGCCGACATTGCCACAACGCTTGCGTTTTGGTGACGAGTATATTCGCAACCTTTGGACAAATCTAGGATGGCGAATTTTTAGAGCTTAA
- a CDS encoding nucleobase:cation symporter-2 family protein — translation MKTSDNIYQLDGRVPLLQAIPFGLQHVLAMFVSNITPIIILANVVGIEKGLTASLIQNCMIIASIGTLIQLYPVWKIGSRLPIVMGISFTFLSVSISIGVSQGMGTLMGAVIVGGIVEGLLGLCAKYWLKLIPHIVAATVVTSIGFSLLPIGANSFAGGQGAADFGSAQNWIVGSVTLLTCLLTQVFAKGFLRSLSVLVGLIVGYILALCMGMVDFSGITNNGFFALPKFLPFTPEFNLGAILSVIAIYLVSATETVGDSSALCSGALKRQIHKVEMGGAISCDGFVSSISGLFGCTPITSFSQNVGLASLSGVVNRFAIATSAGIMLLGGLFPPVGTLLTTIPQAVLGGCTIMMFGSILFAGFGMIAKSGFSQRNMIIVSLSLSTGLGFTSASQMFKIFPQIIQTIFAENCVAVVFILAVVLNLVLPKDKEAN, via the coding sequence ATGAAGACTTCGGACAACATCTACCAGCTTGACGGACGCGTTCCGCTTTTACAGGCAATTCCATTCGGCTTGCAGCACGTGCTCGCCATGTTCGTGAGCAACATTACGCCGATCATCATCCTTGCAAACGTCGTCGGGATTGAAAAAGGCCTCACCGCCTCGCTTATCCAGAACTGCATGATTATCGCAAGCATCGGCACACTCATCCAGCTCTACCCCGTTTGGAAAATCGGCTCCCGACTCCCCATCGTCATGGGCATCAGTTTCACATTCCTCTCCGTTTCCATTTCCATCGGAGTGTCGCAAGGCATGGGAACGCTCATGGGCGCCGTCATCGTCGGCGGTATCGTCGAAGGACTTCTCGGCCTCTGCGCCAAATACTGGCTCAAGCTCATCCCACACATCGTTGCGGCTACCGTCGTGACCTCCATCGGATTTTCGCTTTTGCCCATCGGCGCTAATTCATTCGCAGGCGGTCAAGGCGCCGCTGACTTCGGCTCTGCACAGAACTGGATCGTCGGAAGCGTCACGCTCCTCACTTGTTTGCTCACGCAAGTTTTCGCCAAGGGATTCCTCCGTTCGCTCTCCGTGCTCGTCGGCCTTATTGTCGGTTACATTCTCGCACTCTGCATGGGCATGGTCGATTTCTCGGGCATCACAAACAACGGCTTTTTCGCACTCCCCAAGTTCCTCCCGTTCACCCCGGAATTTAACTTGGGCGCCATTCTCTCCGTCATCGCCATCTATCTCGTGTCCGCCACAGAAACCGTCGGTGACTCCAGCGCCCTTTGCAGCGGCGCCCTCAAGCGCCAAATTCACAAAGTCGAGATGGGAGGCGCCATCAGCTGCGACGGCTTTGTCAGCTCCATTTCCGGACTCTTCGGCTGCACCCCGATTACATCCTTCAGCCAGAACGTCGGCCTCGCCTCGCTCTCTGGCGTCGTGAACCGTTTCGCCATTGCGACAAGCGCAGGCATCATGCTCCTCGGCGGCCTCTTCCCGCCCGTAGGCACACTCCTCACGACCATCCCGCAAGCCGTCCTCGGCGGCTGCACCATCATGATGTTCGGTTCCATCCTCTTCGCAGGATTCGGCATGATTGCGAAAAGCGGATTCTCGCAGCGCAACATGATTATCGTTAGCTTGTCCTTAAGCACCGGCCTAGGATTCACATCCGCATCGCAGATGTTCAAAATTTTCCCGCAGATCATCCAGACCATCTTCGCCGAAAACTGCGTCGCCGTGGTATTCATCCTCGCCGTAGTCTTGAATTTGGTATTGCCTAAGGACAAGGAAGCCAATTAA
- a CDS encoding xanthine phosphoribosyltransferase has product MNFLEQKILADGVVKPGNVLKVDSFLNHQIDIRLMQKIGEEFKRRFADVQFNKVLTIEASGIAIAAFIAYLNDVPVVFAKKGQTVNSTDDKYVAKAYSFTHKKFNDIFVSRPYLKPTDKILIVDDFLADGEASKALIDLVKQAGAELVGVGIAIEKGMQPGGAKLRAAGVRLESIAIVDSMDPETGFIKFREQ; this is encoded by the coding sequence ATGAACTTCCTTGAGCAAAAAATCCTTGCCGATGGCGTAGTCAAACCCGGCAACGTCCTTAAAGTTGACAGTTTCTTAAACCACCAAATTGACATCCGCCTGATGCAAAAAATCGGCGAAGAGTTCAAACGCCGTTTTGCCGACGTCCAGTTCAATAAGGTGCTCACCATCGAGGCAAGCGGTATCGCTATCGCGGCATTTATCGCCTACCTGAACGACGTGCCCGTGGTATTCGCCAAGAAGGGCCAGACCGTCAACAGCACCGACGACAAGTACGTTGCCAAGGCATATTCCTTCACGCACAAAAAGTTCAACGACATTTTCGTTTCGCGCCCGTACCTCAAGCCGACCGACAAGATTCTGATTGTTGACGACTTCCTCGCCGATGGTGAAGCCAGCAAGGCGCTCATCGACCTCGTGAAACAAGCAGGCGCCGAGCTTGTCGGCGTCGGCATCGCGATTGAAAAGGGCATGCAGCCCGGTGGAGCAAAGCTCCGCGCCGCTGGCGTCCGCCTCGAATCCATCGCCATCGTCGATAGCATGGACCCCGAAACTGGATTCATCAAGTTCCGCGAACAGTAA
- a CDS encoding Rpn family recombination-promoting nuclease/putative transposase: protein MKKKNVTTHKSLEDYLVKPGEQSPYANLLIDLAFKKAFDPDKPVSRENLVNLLNDLLAPQLKHPIKSVKTRNVAKNLSGSKVSRTAIFDLHCEDDAGNLIEIEVQIREMDNFLKRLAFYASELVANQAEPGEWDYDVKPTYVIALAQYRIFENDNRIVHRATTLDLETGEQIMDAYNYTIIELSKVPFFIGKDNLSKWLFFFRYLDKLRELPEELSDKKFKQLTESSKVSKFSKKEFEAYQKMHHDRWDHNVLRRGFFEEFADEINAEISKNVSKNTREIAKKMKSKNMPIEEIIEFTGLTEEEVKAL from the coding sequence ATGAAAAAGAAAAATGTTACTACTCACAAGTCACTCGAAGACTATCTCGTAAAGCCGGGCGAACAAAGTCCGTATGCAAATTTGTTGATTGATCTCGCTTTTAAGAAAGCGTTTGACCCAGACAAACCTGTCAGCCGCGAAAACCTAGTGAACCTGTTGAACGACCTTTTGGCTCCGCAACTCAAGCATCCCATCAAGAGCGTGAAAACCCGCAATGTGGCTAAAAATCTGAGCGGAAGTAAGGTGTCCCGCACGGCGATTTTTGACTTACACTGCGAAGACGATGCTGGAAATTTGATAGAAATTGAAGTTCAGATTCGTGAAATGGACAACTTCTTGAAACGTCTTGCGTTCTATGCGAGTGAACTTGTTGCGAACCAGGCGGAACCCGGTGAATGGGATTATGACGTGAAGCCGACTTATGTCATTGCTCTTGCTCAGTACCGCATTTTCGAAAATGACAATCGAATTGTTCACCGCGCTACGACTTTGGATTTGGAAACCGGCGAACAGATTATGGATGCGTATAACTATACGATTATTGAACTTTCGAAGGTCCCGTTCTTTATCGGCAAGGACAATCTTAGCAAATGGCTGTTCTTTTTCCGTTATTTGGATAAGCTGCGAGAGCTCCCCGAAGAGCTTTCTGACAAAAAATTCAAACAGTTGACGGAGAGTTCCAAAGTATCTAAATTCAGTAAAAAAGAATTCGAGGCTTATCAGAAAATGCATCACGACAGATGGGATCATAATGTCCTTAGACGGGGCTTCTTTGAGGAATTCGCGGATGAAATCAACGCGGAGATTTCTAAAAATGTATCTAAAAATACTCGTGAAATTGCGAAGAAGATGAAAAGCAAGAATATGCCTATTGAAGAAATTATTGAATTTACCGGCCTTACCGAAGAAGAGGTCAAGGCTCTATAG
- a CDS encoding phosphoadenosine phosphosulfate reductase family protein — protein sequence MANKKTTLRIDNEELHESSGFLSAQVFWCQSCRVPIITSPEQINGVNGKSVCPLCHSTTTFLSTDLRPVFPEERLLLELLLAHNQPLKYSECSVWALDSRYYIDGKMKSIPSKTFRTEDCDVLSALIKESEKNNKSKKVQACFDDFKNKFIAANKNRLNALISEAHAFIKKEAANYPEENIVLSFSGGKDSSVTADIVTKALGNPSLVHIFGNTTLEFPQTVEYAKRFKKNHPFAIFETSINEDQNFMDVCEDIGPPARIMRWCCSMFKTGPITRVLNSLYRNQQILTFYGIRRAESASRSKYNRVESGKESVKIQKQTVASPIIDWKDIDIWLYLLAENVDFNDAYRLGYDRVGCWCCPNNNQRAQFLSRIYMPENSKKWRDFLIRFAKRIGKPDPEEYVDSGAWKARQGGNGLAAADDVKIKFTNCTAEDHAKNYRLVRPFDDELVNMFVPFGTINRELGRKLLHEVLVLDVRTNVPIISLQPFTVDGFEHAVKIRTMNVADHDDLQRKIAYQIRKFNGCRKCLKCESVCKAGAISITAEGYHIDEKKCVHCKMCVNQSVLAMGCLMGKYLKTKEVR from the coding sequence TTGGCTAATAAAAAGACAACATTGCGTATTGACAATGAGGAATTACATGAAAGTTCCGGTTTTCTTTCTGCGCAAGTCTTTTGGTGTCAATCTTGTCGTGTTCCTATAATCACATCTCCAGAGCAGATTAATGGTGTTAATGGCAAAAGCGTATGTCCACTTTGTCATTCAACAACAACATTTCTGTCAACAGATTTGCGTCCGGTCTTTCCAGAGGAAAGATTGCTGTTGGAACTTCTGTTAGCTCACAATCAACCTTTGAAATATTCGGAGTGCTCTGTATGGGCTCTTGATAGCCGTTATTATATCGACGGAAAGATGAAGTCCATTCCTTCAAAGACCTTTCGAACGGAAGATTGCGATGTCCTTTCCGCATTGATTAAGGAAAGCGAAAAAAACAATAAATCCAAGAAAGTTCAAGCATGTTTTGATGACTTCAAAAATAAATTTATTGCTGCTAACAAAAATCGCCTCAACGCCCTGATTAGCGAAGCACATGCTTTTATTAAGAAAGAAGCCGCCAACTATCCAGAAGAAAACATTGTTCTGTCTTTCTCTGGGGGTAAGGATTCTTCCGTTACAGCGGACATTGTGACGAAAGCATTAGGTAATCCGAGTCTTGTTCATATTTTCGGTAACACAACATTGGAATTTCCGCAAACGGTTGAATACGCAAAAAGATTTAAGAAAAATCATCCGTTTGCAATTTTTGAAACTTCTATCAATGAAGATCAAAATTTTATGGATGTTTGTGAAGACATTGGTCCTCCAGCACGAATTATGCGTTGGTGCTGTTCCATGTTCAAAACAGGACCGATTACGCGTGTATTAAATTCTCTGTACAGAAATCAGCAAATATTGACCTTTTATGGGATTCGTCGTGCAGAAAGTGCGAGCCGAAGCAAATACAATCGTGTCGAAAGCGGCAAGGAATCTGTTAAAATTCAAAAGCAAACAGTGGCATCTCCAATCATTGACTGGAAAGATATCGATATCTGGCTTTATCTTTTGGCGGAGAATGTTGATTTTAACGATGCGTATCGTTTAGGATACGATCGTGTTGGTTGCTGGTGTTGCCCGAATAACAATCAGCGTGCTCAATTCTTGAGCAGAATCTACATGCCTGAGAATTCTAAGAAATGGCGAGACTTCTTAATTCGCTTTGCGAAAAGAATCGGCAAGCCTGATCCAGAAGAATATGTGGATTCTGGAGCATGGAAAGCTCGTCAAGGTGGAAACGGCTTGGCTGCAGCCGATGATGTAAAAATCAAATTCACAAATTGCACCGCGGAAGACCATGCGAAAAATTACAGGCTTGTTCGTCCGTTTGACGATGAACTTGTGAATATGTTTGTGCCGTTCGGAACGATTAATCGTGAATTAGGTAGAAAACTTCTTCACGAGGTTCTTGTACTTGATGTTCGTACAAATGTGCCAATCATTTCTCTCCAACCGTTTACTGTCGATGGCTTTGAACATGCTGTAAAGATAAGAACAATGAATGTTGCGGATCATGACGATTTGCAAAGAAAAATTGCTTACCAAATTCGAAAGTTTAATGGCTGTAGAAAATGTTTGAAGTGTGAAAGTGTCTGTAAGGCTGGAGCCATTAGTATAACCGCTGAAGGTTATCACATTGATGAAAAAAAATGCGTCCATTGCAAAATGTGTGTGAATCAGTCTGTTTTGGCAATGGGATGCTTGATGGGAAAGTATTTGAAAACGAAAGAGGTTCGTTAG
- a CDS encoding DUF4007 family protein: MKFRAHETFFIRKGWLSKGIKYVELTEGRVFIDKENNPMDVLGIGSNMVKSLRYWLQAVGITCENIATKRVQKFTDLGNLIRENDRYIEELGTLLLLHYELATNKELATSWYVFFNEFLMSEFTQEDFLNFIRNYISMNIGEDEKESGTTRTLEDDFNCIVGTYVPRYKLNPAKVSAESNIDCPFGEMNLIEVLNKRDGVYRKNILSAASFNPWITLALIQKKHCGTEEILLKDLLLTSESIGKAFNLDSITLLEILRNLEKLGEAKIIRTAGLDVVRIKHPEQQYIDCVQKYYESIANERA, translated from the coding sequence ATGAAGTTTAGAGCTCATGAAACTTTTTTTATCCGTAAGGGCTGGCTTTCTAAGGGAATCAAATATGTAGAGCTGACTGAGGGACGTGTTTTTATAGATAAAGAAAACAATCCGATGGATGTATTAGGGATTGGCAGCAACATGGTTAAATCTCTTCGTTATTGGTTACAGGCCGTCGGCATCACATGCGAAAATATTGCGACAAAGAGAGTTCAGAAATTTACGGATTTGGGAAATTTAATTCGTGAGAATGACCGCTATATTGAGGAATTGGGAACGCTTTTGTTGCTTCACTATGAACTTGCTACAAATAAAGAACTTGCTACTAGTTGGTACGTGTTTTTCAATGAATTTTTAATGAGCGAGTTTACACAAGAAGATTTTCTGAATTTTATTCGAAATTACATCTCAATGAATATTGGCGAAGATGAAAAAGAATCTGGAACCACGAGAACTCTGGAAGATGACTTTAACTGCATCGTAGGAACGTATGTTCCCCGTTATAAATTGAATCCCGCAAAGGTTTCTGCTGAAAGCAATATTGATTGCCCGTTTGGTGAGATGAACCTTATTGAAGTACTGAATAAGAGAGATGGTGTATATAGGAAGAATATTCTAAGTGCTGCATCCTTCAATCCTTGGATTACACTAGCTCTAATTCAGAAGAAACACTGCGGAACAGAGGAAATTCTTCTGAAAGACTTGCTGTTAACTTCAGAAAGCATTGGAAAGGCTTTTAATCTTGATTCTATAACATTGCTTGAAATTTTACGAAATCTTGAAAAACTGGGCGAAGCAAAGATTATTAGAACAGCGGGGTTGGATGTTGTAAGAATTAAGCATCCAGAACAACAGTACATTGATTGCGTTCAAAAGTATTACGAATCCATTGCAAATGAAAGGGCTTAA